From Triticum aestivum cultivar Chinese Spring chromosome 4A, IWGSC CS RefSeq v2.1, whole genome shotgun sequence, a single genomic window includes:
- the LOC123083415 gene encoding uncharacterized protein isoform X1, which produces MESAVMQIRAKRTCYASASSVTRGWAELPDDLLRPIVALLSSFRDLLAFGSTCLPWRDFSAHTSSLYPLLLHPSTDSQRYPWYDYDYWTLFHECTWRLSDPAAASSYPSLLPLSDLRGMFFLRCSYGHLIFFDNKGFYIIDAFSGTKVVTPCLKSDNFVHISYATLTAPVASADSHLLVGSGGYLFQWRVGSDSWLEHYPKVPFLRIEQIVAFKGKTYTLGSFGSFCIVQFSPCLLVHKFEIMFEEGRTEDRYWTNQKTWLVVCDVLLLIKLEAVKMTSSEVFQFKAFKLKSLDAKNKKARWEKVDRLNNWAIFVSADGRCEALSFMNPERWGGRSNLIYFPSYEKEQPWAAVQLWQRANNHSTSSWLSKLEASTTDWCQPGSSPLHFVAPVSNDLTAIAEPHCRKNGQGKGEGEEKENEKERSLVSIMKTKPPAPGSRRGRARAVSLPRKQAKDYGNVPLAELLLRVKKNSTALTSR; this is translated from the exons AT GGAGAGTGCTGTCATGCAAATCAGGGCGAAGAGAACATGCTATGCCTCTGCCTCATCTGTGACACGCGGATGGGCCGAGCTCCCAGACGACTTGCTCCGACCCATCGTCGCTCTCCTCAGCTCGTTCCGCGACCTCCTCGCCTTTGGTTCCACCTGTCTTCCTTGGCGTGATTTCTCAGCGCACACGTCCTCTTTGTACCCTCTCCTCCTCCACCCGAGCACCGACAGCCAACGGTATCCCTGGTACGACTATGACTACTGGACCCTTTTCCACGAATGCacgtggagattgtctgatcctgCTGCCGCCTCATCCTATCCCAGTTTGCTTCCCTTGAGTGACCTCAGAGGCATGTTCTTTCTGCGCTGCTCCTACGGTCACCTCATCTTCTTCGACAACAAGGGGTTCTACATTATTGATGCGTTCAGTGGCACTAAGGTTGTGACTCCTTGCCTCAAGTCAGACAACTTCGTTCACATTAGCTATGCCACCTTGACTGCCCCTGTTGCATCCGCTGACTCGCATCTCCTTGTCGGCAGCGGAGGCTATCTGTTTCAGTGGCGCGTCGGGAGCGACTCTTGGTTGGAACACTATCCTAAAGTTCCTTTTCTTAGGATTGAACAAATCGTGGCCTTCAAGGGCAAAACATACACCCTGGGGTCTTTTGGGTCCTTCTGCATCGTACAATTTTCGCCCTGTCTCTTAGTTCATAAGTTTGAAATTATGTTTGAGGAAGGTAGAACTGAAGATCGCTATTGGACAAATCAAAAAACATGGCTTGTGGTGTGCGACGTGCTTCTCTTAATCAAACTTGAGGCAGTAAAAATGACAAGCTCTGAGGTTTTCCAGTTCAAGGCCTTCAAGCTCAAGTCATTGGACGCCAAGAACAAGAAGGCAAGGTGGGAGAAGGTGGACAGGTTGAATAACTGGGCCATCTTTGTCAGCGCCGACGGGCGATGCGAGGCGTTGTCGTTCATGAACCCGGAGAGATGGGGAGGGAGGAGCAACCTTATATACTTCCCAAGTTATGAGAAAGAACAACCTTGGGCTGCAGTGCAACTATGGCAAAGAGCTAACAACCATTCGACAAGTTCGTGGCTCTCGAAACTGGAAGCCAGTACCACAGATTGGTGCCAACCTGGGTCCTCCCCGCTGCATTTCGTCGCTCCGGTCAGCAATGATCTTACGGCCATCGCAG AGCCCCACTGTCGCAAGAATGGAcaaggaaaaggggaaggagaggagaaggagaatGAGAAAGAGAGGAGTTTGGTCTCCATTATGAAGACT